A segment of the bacterium genome:
GTCTTGCAGCCGTCTTTCGTCAGATTCCCACCACGATACTCTCCTTAGAGCAATTAAATCTTCCTCCAGTGGTTCGAGATGTATCTATCCGTGAAAAAGGACTGGTTCTGGTCACGGGACCAACTGGTTCTGGAAAATCCACTACGCTTGCAGCAATGATTGACTTTATCAATGCAACCTATGAAAAACATATACTCACTGTTGAAGATCCGATTGAATTTGTTCATGTCTCGAAGAAAAGTCTTATCAACCAGCGCGAAGTTGGGGCACATACGCATTCGTTCAAGAACGCCTTGAAAGCTGCACTTCGAGAAGATCCAGATATTATCTTAGTTGGGGAAATGAGAGATCTAGAGACTATTCAATTAGCCTTGACTGCAGCTGAAACAGGACATCTCGTTTTTGGCACATTGCATACCTCGAGCGCACCTAAGACGGCAGATAGAATTATTGATGTTTTTCCACCTGAGCAGCAGGCGCAGGTAAGAGCGATGTTTGCTGAGTCAATTCAAGCAATAATCACTCAAACACTGTGTAAAAAAGTGGGCGGAGGACGCGTTGCCGCCTTAGAGATCCTTCTCGGTACGCCAGCGGTTCGAAATCTGATACGAGAGGGTAAAATTCATCAGCTTCCAAGCACTATGCAGACATCTCAGTCTGTTGGAATGCAAACGCTTGAAATGCATATTCTCGATTTAGTAGGACAAAATCGGATTACAGAAGAAACTGCTATTGAGAAGTTGGGTAAACCAGACTTGTTTAAGAACGAGCGGGGAAGATAGTAGTGGAAAGAAACACTCGGGGTAGGGGGCATGTTGCATGATTGAGATAAGCAGACTTCTAGGGCTGATGTGCGAACATGGAGCTTCAGACCTTTACCTTACGGTAGATAGTCCTCCCATGTATCGTATTAACGGGAGCATTCGACCTGCAGGCAATCGTTGCCTTACGCCCGATGAAACAAGGGAGCTTGC
Coding sequences within it:
- a CDS encoding type IV pilus twitching motility protein PilT — translated: MDITNLLQFAVQNDASDLHIAAGEPPMVRVHGSMKKIKSPPLVAEETHEMIYDIMNDVQRKSFEEHNELDFSMQLGDLARFRVNVFRQNRGLAAVFRQIPTTILSLEQLNLPPVVRDVSIREKGLVLVTGPTGSGKSTTLAAMIDFINATYEKHILTVEDPIEFVHVSKKSLINQREVGAHTHSFKNALKAALREDPDIILVGEMRDLETIQLALTAAETGHLVFGTLHTSSAPKTADRIIDVFPPEQQAQVRAMFAESIQAIITQTLCKKVGGGRVAALEILLGTPAVRNLIREGKIHQLPSTMQTSQSVGMQTLEMHILDLVGQNRITEETAIEKLGKPDLFKNERGR